A genomic segment from Bubalus kerabau isolate K-KA32 ecotype Philippines breed swamp buffalo chromosome 14, PCC_UOA_SB_1v2, whole genome shotgun sequence encodes:
- the LOC129626800 gene encoding heterogeneous nuclear ribonucleoprotein A1-like codes for MSKSESPKEPEQLRKLFIGGLSFETTDASLRSHFEQWGTLTDWVVMRDPNTKRSRGFRFVTYATVEEVDAAVNARPHKVDGRVVEAKRAVSREDSQRPGAHLTVKKISFGGIKEDTEEHHLRDYFEQYGKIELKSMTDRGSGKKRGFAFVTFGDHDSVDKIVIQKYHTVNGHNCEVRKALSKQEMASASSSQRGRSGSGNFGGGRGGGFGGNDNFGRGGNFSGRGGFGGSRGGGGYGGSGDGYNGFSNDGSNVGGGGSYNDFGNYNNQSSNFGPMKGGNFGGRSSGCYGGGGQYFAKPRNQGGYGGSSSSRSYGSGGRF; via the coding sequence ATGTCTAAATCAGAGTCTCCCAAAGAGCCCGAACAGCTGCGGAAACTCTTCATCGGAGGATTGAGCTTTGAAACAACCGATGCGAGTCTGAGGAGCCATTTTGAGCAATGGGGAACGCTCACAGACTGGGTGGTAATGAGGGATCCAAACACCAAGCGCTCCAGAGGCTTCAGGTTTGTCACATATGCCACAGTGGAGGAGGTGGATGCGGCCGTGAATGCAAGGCCACACAAGGTGGACGGAAGAGTTGTGGAAGCAAAGAGGGCCGTCTCAAGAGAAGATTCTCAAAGACCTGGTGCCCACTTAACTGTGAAAAAGATTTCTTTTGGTGGCATTAAAGAAGACACTGAAGAACATCACCTGAGAGATTATTTTGAACAGTATGGGAAAATTGAATTGAAATCAATGACTGACCGAGGCAGTGGCAAAAAGAGAGGCTTTGCTTTTGTAACCTTTGGTGACCATGACTCCGTAGACAAGATTGTCATTCAGAAATACCACACTGTGAATGGCCACAACTGTGAAGTGAGAAAAGCCCTGTCTAAGCAAGAGAtggctagtgcttcatccagccagagaGGTCGAAGTGGTTCTGGAAACTTTGGTGGCGGTCGTGGAGGTGGTTTTGGTGGGAATGACAACTTTGGTCGTGGAGGAAACTTCAGTGGTCGAGGTGGCTTTGGTGGCAGCCGTGGTGGTGGCGGATATGGTGGCAGTGGGGATGGATATAATGGATTTAGTAATGATGGAAGCAATGTTGGAGGTGGTGGAAGCTACAATGATTTTGGCAATTACAACAATCAATCTTCAAATTTTGGACCCATGAAAGGAGGAAACTTTGGAGGCAGAAGTTCTGGCTGCTATGGTGGTGGAGGCCAATACTTTGCCAAACCACGAAACCAAGGTGGCTATGGTggctccagcagcagcaggagctacGGCAGTGGCGGAAGGTTTTAA